In Oxalobacteraceae bacterium OTU3CINTB1, the sequence TCGCGCACACGCTCGAAACCTTCCGCGCCACCGGCCGCAGCGGCGACTACCAGCTGATCCAGGACCTCGATCCCGGCTGGATCGAGGGCGACCCGACCCGCCTCGAGCAAATCGCCAGCAACCTGATCGACAATGCCCTGAAATACACCCCGCCAGGCGGCCGCATCGAGGTGCGCACCTGGACCGAAAACGACGACGTCGTGCTGAGCGTGCGCGACACCGGCGTCGGCATCTCGGCCGACCTGCTGCCGCACGTGTTCGACGTGTTCGTCCAGGGCTCCAGCACGCTGGACCGGGCGCAAGGCGGCCTGGGCATCGGCCTGTCGCTGGTGCGCCGCCTGACCGAACTGCACGGCGGCAGCATCGAGGCCGAAAGCAAGGGTCCGGGCGGCGGCAGCACCTTCACGCTCAGGATGCCGCGCATCGAGCACCAGCTCGAGCCCGCGCCGCCCCCTGCACCCGCCGCGCAAGACCGCGAACAGGGCAAGCCGAGCGTGCTGCTGATCGAAGACAACGAGGACGGCCGCGAAATGATGGCCATGATGCTCAGCTGCTATGGCTACGAGGTACAGTACGCCGAGGACGGCCTGCGCGGGCTGGAGGTGGCGGCGCGCTTCCGGCCGGACCTGGCGCTGGTCGACATCGGCCTGCCCGGCATCGACGGTTACGAGGTGGCGCGGCGGCTGCGCGCCGACCCGTCCACGCGCGATATCAAGCTGATCGCGCTGACCGGCTACGGCCTGGCCGAGGACCTGCGGCGGGTGCTCGACGCCGGTTTCGACCGCCATCTGGTCAAGCCGGTCGACATCGATCACCTGATGGAAGTGATCGGCAGCTGCACCGAGCTGCCGGTCAAATAAGCCATCGATAATCGGTGAAAAAGCGCCGTCGCCGGCCGCGCCGCGTGCGCCATGCTTTGCGAAGCTCGGGTATTATCCGAACACGATAAGTCTGCCGGAAAAAAAGCGGTTACCCACCGCAACTCCGGTCCGCTAACATCACTTCAGAGAAAACCATGTCCTTACCGGCTCCACAAGAACATCAGGACGCGCTGCGCAGCGCGGATTTGAGCGAACTGCTCGGCCACGTTCATACGTGTTGGGATAACGAAAGGCGTTCGCTGTCGCGCCAGCTGCACGACAGCCTGGGCTCGTCGCTGACCGCGCTGACCATGCATCTGGGGTTACTGATGCAAAAGATGCCGCAGGAGCCGGCGCTGCAGGACCGCGCCGCGCACATGAAGCAGCTGCTGATGCAGATCGTCGAAACCAACCGCCAGATGCAGCTCAAATTGTGGAACGACAAGCTGGAGTTCCTCGGCGTGCGCGTGGCCCTGGGCGAGCTGGTCGAGCAATTTGGTGAACAGCAGAAGATTGTCGCCCGCTGCAGCCTGCCGGATGACGAACTCGATTGTCCGCGCAGCCATGGCATCGTGCTGCTGCACACTTTGGAAGAAGCGCTGCGCAACATCGCCACCCACGCCAAGGCCACCGAGATCGACGTGATTGTCGACGACAACGAGGACGAGGTGATGCTGACCGTCAAGGACAACGGCGTGGGCCTGGGTGGTCCGACGGCGGCGGCGCCGGGCCAGGCGGCCGGCAAGTACGGCCTGCGCATGGCGCGCGAGCGCGCCGCCTACCTGGGTGGCACCTTGACCCTGGCGGCAGGCGCCAACGGCGGCGTCGTGCTGACGATGATCTTGCCGAAGCCGGTCAACGCGACGTAACGCGACACGTGGCCACCGCGCGGCGGCCACCGGCGTTTAAACCATCTAAACCACGTAGGGCGGATTAGCGAAGCGTAATCCGCCAATGCATGTGTTGCCAGCGGCTCATAGATGGCGGATTACGGCGTTCCGCCTAATCCGCCCTACGTGTCTACGAATCTCCGAGGTCACGCAAACACCTCAACCCCGGCTCAATGCAACTTGACCAGCGGCGTGCTGCGCTTGATCAGGAAGCGTGCCAGCGCCAGCACCCCGGTCCGTATCGTCCCCAGCACCGCCTGG encodes:
- a CDS encoding response regulator, which encodes MSRDPVPKIEKPKILVVNDDANSLFALTSLLAQWAEQESYEVLAARSGQEALRQVLMHDFAVILLDVNMPGMDGFETAEAIHQRARSADIPIIFITAFLADELDRLKAYQRGAVDFLFTPVIPQILYAKIAVFVALAVKNEELKKQARQLSQRTTELTATNKRLTREIEDRQVAERQNHAKDEFLAMLGHELRNPLSAISSAASLIGLPGVSTDGVQRAKKIIQRQSQHLGRIVDDLLDLSRAMSGKILLNRAPLDLSALVAHTLETFRATGRSGDYQLIQDLDPGWIEGDPTRLEQIASNLIDNALKYTPPGGRIEVRTWTENDDVVLSVRDTGVGISADLLPHVFDVFVQGSSTLDRAQGGLGIGLSLVRRLTELHGGSIEAESKGPGGGSTFTLRMPRIEHQLEPAPPPAPAAQDREQGKPSVLLIEDNEDGREMMAMMLSCYGYEVQYAEDGLRGLEVAARFRPDLALVDIGLPGIDGYEVARRLRADPSTRDIKLIALTGYGLAEDLRRVLDAGFDRHLVKPVDIDHLMEVIGSCTELPVK
- a CDS encoding histidine kinase yields the protein MSLPAPQEHQDALRSADLSELLGHVHTCWDNERRSLSRQLHDSLGSSLTALTMHLGLLMQKMPQEPALQDRAAHMKQLLMQIVETNRQMQLKLWNDKLEFLGVRVALGELVEQFGEQQKIVARCSLPDDELDCPRSHGIVLLHTLEEALRNIATHAKATEIDVIVDDNEDEVMLTVKDNGVGLGGPTAAAPGQAAGKYGLRMARERAAYLGGTLTLAAGANGGVVLTMILPKPVNAT